From Mytilus edulis chromosome 9, xbMytEdul2.2, whole genome shotgun sequence, the proteins below share one genomic window:
- the LOC139488735 gene encoding uncharacterized protein isoform X2, with protein sequence MAALGSPINPSNSIQMYERLKKESKSDYNRNYDTLQNAQIVENSKEKSKCSKIMNHSKKETDESVPYERLNSKPSQCQNVYDTLQNKEKGEYFTQQSSMSKACGKIGQNDIKVKEIPGYETLNSTREQDKSYDILKKSQIGDNSQPRSVESKERRQGEPILEINAIGTFHASQKSEHSYCSPLYDMENIDLEQERSYAYASFPRKTQNKKDKKDKTAKYQTCKHIASFLLGIIFGGVIFAIIVFAVLRKKIQDDDSGYSISPGNGNNLSCVWAPWTQWSDCSVLCGNDTQHRTRENTGVPVGCLPRTENQTKSCNLGVAGCQAPAPAFDMHFDPATLNSRGFLSTDNSILSNRYSSKTRKRSSGGDKSLQKYSGVIANRCFGGKKKVWFKVAYKYTIYHVLSFTNLILEIGVADRSEIDKDFFVGNVQRNGWSFALARCGDDNDNICLRSKHMENLQDNIFFSRNNVGLQKNGTFVLVVDRQNNTFQLHDLGAPYSNISFANVVSGKELCPVFGVYHSNLLDVQIQILDSKDVTNS encoded by the exons ATGGCTGCCTTGGGCTCACCTATAAATCCATCAAATAGTATTCAGATGTATGAGAGATTGAAAAAGGAAAGTAAATCGGACTATAACCGCAATTACGATACTTTACAAAATGCACAGATTGTAGAAAACTCGAAGGAAAAGAGCAAATGCAGCAAGATAATGAACCATAGTAAAAAGGAAACCGACGAAAGCGTTCCGTACGAAAGACTAAATAGTAAACCTAGCCAATGCCAAAACGTTTATGATACATTGCAAAATAAAGAGAAAGGAGAGTATTTCACACAACAAAGTTCCATGAGCAAAGCTTGTGGTAAAATAGGACAAAACGACATTAAAGTAAAAGAGATTCCAGGTTATGAAACGTTAAATAGTACACGTGAACAAGACAAGTCATATGATATCTTGAAAAAATCACAAATTGGAGACAATTCCCAACCACGAAGCGTTGAAAGCAAAGAAAGAAGACAAGGAGAACCCATTTTAGAAATAAACGCAATTGGAACTTTCCATGCGTCACAAAAGTCTGAGCATTCTTATTGTAGTCCTTTATATGACATGGAAAACATTGATCTTGAACAAGAACGAAGTTATGCATATGCTTCATTTccaagaaaaactcaaaataaaaaggacaagAAGGATAAAACTGCAAAATATCAGACTTGCAAGCATATCGCATCTTTTCTGCTCGGTATTATATTTGGTGGTGTTATATTTGCAATAATAGTCTTCGCTGTACTCAGGAAGAAAATCCAAGATGATGATAGTGGGTACAGTATATCGCCAGGGAATG GTAATAACTTATCATGTGTATGGGCGCCATGGACACAATGGTCGGATTGTAGTGTTTTATGTGGAAATGACACACAGCATAGAACCAGGGAAAACACAGGTGTACCAGTAGGATGTTTACCCAGAACTGAAAATCAAACGAAAAGTTGCAATCTAGGTGTCGCTGGAtgtcaag CACCAGCACCAgcttttgacatgcattttgacccAGCTACACTAAATTCTCGTGGTTTTTTGTCAACCGATAACAGTATACTTAGCAACAGATATTCTTCAAAAACACGAAAACGGTCCTCTGGCGGAGATAAGTCCCTGCAAAAGTACAGTGGTGTAATCGCAAACCGCTGTTTCGGAGGAAAGAAGAAAGTCTGGTTCAAAGTTgcttataaatatacaatttatcaCGTTTTATCATTCACTAATTTGATATTAGAGATTGGAGTTGCAGATCGGAGTGAAATAGACAAGGATTTTTTTGTTGGAAATGTACAGAGAAATGGTTGGTCCTTTGCTCTTGCCAGATGTGGAGATGATAACGATAACATCTGCTTACGTTCAAAACACATGGAAAACTTGCAGGACAATATCTTCTTTAGTCGTAATAATGTCGGATTGCAAAAAAATGGTACTTTTGTCTTGGTTGTAGACAGACAAAATAACACGTTTCAGTTACATGATTTGGGTGCTCCTTATTCAAATATTTCTTTCGCAAATGTTGTCTCTGGTAAAGAACTATGTCCTGTATTTGGAGTTTATCATAGTAATTTACTTGACGTTCAAATCCAAATTTTAGACAGTAAAGACGTCACAAACTCATAA
- the LOC139488735 gene encoding uncharacterized protein isoform X1, whose product MAALGSPINPSNSIQMYERLKKESKSDYNRNYDTLQNAQIVENSKEKSKCSKIMNHSKKETDESVPYERLNSKPSQCQNVYDTLQNKEKGEYFTQQSSMSKACGKIGQNDIKVKEIPGYETLNSTREQDKSYDILKKSQIGDNSQPRSVESKERRQGEPILEINAIGTFHASQKSEHSYCSPLYDMENIDLEQERSYAYASFPRKTQNKKDKKDKTAKYQTCKHIASFLLGIIFGGVIFAIIVFAVLRKKIQDDDSGYSISPGNGTGNNLSCVWAPWTQWSDCSVLCGNDTQHRTRENTGVPVGCLPRTENQTKSCNLGVAGCQAPAPAFDMHFDPATLNSRGFLSTDNSILSNRYSSKTRKRSSGGDKSLQKYSGVIANRCFGGKKKVWFKVAYKYTIYHVLSFTNLILEIGVADRSEIDKDFFVGNVQRNGWSFALARCGDDNDNICLRSKHMENLQDNIFFSRNNVGLQKNGTFVLVVDRQNNTFQLHDLGAPYSNISFANVVSGKELCPVFGVYHSNLLDVQIQILDSKDVTNS is encoded by the exons ATGGCTGCCTTGGGCTCACCTATAAATCCATCAAATAGTATTCAGATGTATGAGAGATTGAAAAAGGAAAGTAAATCGGACTATAACCGCAATTACGATACTTTACAAAATGCACAGATTGTAGAAAACTCGAAGGAAAAGAGCAAATGCAGCAAGATAATGAACCATAGTAAAAAGGAAACCGACGAAAGCGTTCCGTACGAAAGACTAAATAGTAAACCTAGCCAATGCCAAAACGTTTATGATACATTGCAAAATAAAGAGAAAGGAGAGTATTTCACACAACAAAGTTCCATGAGCAAAGCTTGTGGTAAAATAGGACAAAACGACATTAAAGTAAAAGAGATTCCAGGTTATGAAACGTTAAATAGTACACGTGAACAAGACAAGTCATATGATATCTTGAAAAAATCACAAATTGGAGACAATTCCCAACCACGAAGCGTTGAAAGCAAAGAAAGAAGACAAGGAGAACCCATTTTAGAAATAAACGCAATTGGAACTTTCCATGCGTCACAAAAGTCTGAGCATTCTTATTGTAGTCCTTTATATGACATGGAAAACATTGATCTTGAACAAGAACGAAGTTATGCATATGCTTCATTTccaagaaaaactcaaaataaaaaggacaagAAGGATAAAACTGCAAAATATCAGACTTGCAAGCATATCGCATCTTTTCTGCTCGGTATTATATTTGGTGGTGTTATATTTGCAATAATAGTCTTCGCTGTACTCAGGAAGAAAATCCAAGATGATGATAGTGGGTACAGTATATCGCCAGGGAATG GGACAGGTAATAACTTATCATGTGTATGGGCGCCATGGACACAATGGTCGGATTGTAGTGTTTTATGTGGAAATGACACACAGCATAGAACCAGGGAAAACACAGGTGTACCAGTAGGATGTTTACCCAGAACTGAAAATCAAACGAAAAGTTGCAATCTAGGTGTCGCTGGAtgtcaag CACCAGCACCAgcttttgacatgcattttgacccAGCTACACTAAATTCTCGTGGTTTTTTGTCAACCGATAACAGTATACTTAGCAACAGATATTCTTCAAAAACACGAAAACGGTCCTCTGGCGGAGATAAGTCCCTGCAAAAGTACAGTGGTGTAATCGCAAACCGCTGTTTCGGAGGAAAGAAGAAAGTCTGGTTCAAAGTTgcttataaatatacaatttatcaCGTTTTATCATTCACTAATTTGATATTAGAGATTGGAGTTGCAGATCGGAGTGAAATAGACAAGGATTTTTTTGTTGGAAATGTACAGAGAAATGGTTGGTCCTTTGCTCTTGCCAGATGTGGAGATGATAACGATAACATCTGCTTACGTTCAAAACACATGGAAAACTTGCAGGACAATATCTTCTTTAGTCGTAATAATGTCGGATTGCAAAAAAATGGTACTTTTGTCTTGGTTGTAGACAGACAAAATAACACGTTTCAGTTACATGATTTGGGTGCTCCTTATTCAAATATTTCTTTCGCAAATGTTGTCTCTGGTAAAGAACTATGTCCTGTATTTGGAGTTTATCATAGTAATTTACTTGACGTTCAAATCCAAATTTTAGACAGTAAAGACGTCACAAACTCATAA